Below is a window of Sulfurisphaera ohwakuensis DNA.
TTTTACTGAATTTGAAACTTTAGAGGATTGTTGTTTAATAGCTTCTAGTGAATTTGTCAAGAAAAGAGTATTAGAAATAGTAGATAAATTAAAGAAAATACATGGTCTAAGTAACTAGGACTAATGAAGCTGCTTTCCTTGCTTTTTCCTTTGCTTCCTCTACTGTATTACCAGTAGCTAATACCACTCCCATTCTTCTTTTATAATATGTGGATGGTTTCCCGAATAGCCTTATTTGAACACCAGGAATTTGCAAAGCTTTTTCTACATTTAAAAATTTAGGTGCCCATCCTTCATTGTTTGCTAAAATAACGTGTGCAGCAGCTGGTGAAACTATCTTCACCTCAGGTGTAGGTAAACCTAATGCACTCCTAACGTGAATTTGAAATTCATTAATATCCAGGCTTGCCATTGTAACCAAACCAGTGTCATGAGGCCTTGGGGATACTTCACTGAATAATACCCTATTCCCAGAGACTATTATTTCTACACCAAATATACCAAAACCACCTAATTCATTAACAACTCTTGTAGCATATTCTTGGGCTCTTTCTATTATATCTTTATCCACTGTTGAGGGGTGCCAAGATTCCACGTAATAATACACATCTGAAGGTCTTTGATGTTCAATTGGGGTAATTGTCTTAGTTACAACTCCTTTATCATCTAAATACCTATAGGTTAAAACTGTTAATTCTCTGTCAATTTTAACGTATTCTTCTACTATTACTTGTTCGCTTTTTCCTCTTGCGTGCGAAATAGCTTCTTTAAACTTTTGTTCTACTTCGGATTCATTATATATAACCTCATGTCCATGTCCACTAGAACTCATTTCTGGTTTTATCATACAAGGATATCCAATATCCTTACAAATTTTCTTTACTTCTTCTGGGTTTTCAGCGAAACCATACTGCGTTGTTGGTACTTTAACTTTCTCCGCTGCTAACTTCCTTAATTCAATCCTGTTCATGCAGATTTTTACAGCTTTAGCGTTAGGAATTACTTTGTATCCTTCACTTTCTAACTCTAATAACGCATCTGTGTTTATAGCTTCAATTTCTGTAATTATTGCGTCTGGGTTCTCTTTCTTTATTATACTCTTTATTGCGTTTCCGTCTAACATATTAACAACGTATTTTCTATGGGCTACGTGCATAGCTGGAGCCATGTCATACCTATCAACTACAATGGTTTCTATACCCATTCTTTGTGCTTCTATTACCATTTCTTTTCCTAATTCTCCTCCACCTAACCAGAGAAGTTTCTTTGCACCTTCAAATAAAGGGGTACCTATTTCCATGAGATCCATTTACTTAAACTGTGTAATAAATCTATCTTTTTCTTCTTAGTTTTTTACTTAATTATGTAAAAATCAATCCACTTAAGTAATCTCTCTGGATCTTTAACAAAATAGTAAAAACATAACCACTTATTCACTTTACAATTTCCACTCCAAGGAAACACTATTGCACCTACGGGAAATTTCTTTTCATACTCTCTTATTTGTTGATTATTATAATCTCCGACTTTTGCTTCTATTGCTATTTTTCCTTCCACAATAAAATCTGGTTTATTATGAATTTTTACGCCGTGCAAATAGTCATAGATTTTCTTGTTTCTCTCTACTTTATAATATTTCGAAAGAATGGAGAATACATATTCTTCAAACACATAACCAATTAGCTGGTTTAGTTTTAATCTTCTAGATCTAATGTCTGGATAAGCAAGTGCATAATTAGCATCAACTTTAACTCCAGTAATTTTTTCTAATTCATTCAATTTCTCTAATAACAAACTTTCGTCACCTAAAAAAGAAAAAGAATAGTTAGTTATTTCATTTCCGTTTTTATTAAAAACTTTAACACCAATTCTATCTACAATAACTATTATATCACCGTTGTCATGTGGAACTAATTTATTTCCATTCATTTTGTATAAAAATACTTGCATGACAGAATATAGGTGAACTTATAAATAAACAGAGATCTTTCTTATTGTATGCCTCTTTTGACATTAGCTGACATATTATGGGGAGTTATACTTACAATTTGGGTCGGTATTGTTACCTTATACATTTCTAAGATAATTAGCAAGTATACAAGTGTTTACGTAGCAAGAAAAGCCATTCATATGCTGGGTGGTGGTGTAGTTGCAGTAGTATCCCCATTTGTATTTACGTCTCCTCTGGTTCCTATTATAGCATCTTATACATTGATGACATACCTTATAGTAAGGAGGATCAAAGATGGTATTATGGGATGGTTCCAAGAAAAAGATAATTATGGAGAGATATTTTATACTTTCTCATATGGTACATTACTATTAATAATGTGGGTTATTGATGGAAATTATTGGTCTACTAAAGATGTTTTCATACCATTACTTCCCATACTTTATATGTCATTTGGCGATGGTGTTACTGGTATAATAAGGAATTATGTATATAAGCGAAGAGTAAAAGGTTTTTGGGGAAGTGTAGGGATGGCTATTGTGTGTATTCCTCTTGGTTATTATCTCTTTGGTCTTTATGGTGCTATTTCTGGTATAATAGCTACTGTAGTTGAAGCTCTTCCTTTAGTTGATGATAATTTAAGTATCCCATTTATTTCTTTCTTGTTCCTATATTCCGTCATAAAATTGTTTTAGATTATAAAAACTTTTATTATCTATAATATTTATTTTCATAATCTTAGAATTTATAGTAATAATTCCATTAATTTTACTATTTTTAACATCGTTTAATGTGATATCTGGAGTCCTGGAATATTTTCTTATCAGTCTCATTAGATTTCTAATTTCATCTTCCGATCTTTCATTTGGATCCTTTAGTAACTCCTTAGGAATTGGAGGTAAGTAAAATGAAGGAACAGCAATATAGAATTCATTCGCAATATTACTATAGCGAGATATTTTTAAAGCTAATCTGCTCATTAAGAATTCTTCTGGATTAATAGCATTAATGGGCGGAACATAACCAGTTTCCACTTCAATGCCAATATCTGTACCTTTAATTGCATAAATATCTATTACTCCTCCACTTACCTCTACTTCTACATAAACTCGAAATCCTCGATTAATTAGGAAGCCAGATAAAATAAGTTCTAAGATAGAATGGTTTATATTTAGAATTCCTACCTTACTTAAGCCTAATAACTTCTTGTAAATATCTTCTATATTCACATTTTTACCAAAGTAATTAGTCACTTTTTCATACATTATCTGTAAATCTTTAGAGTGATCTCCTCTCATTTTAATCACTCAGACTGGGAAGCGCTCTTCATCAGTCTGTAAACCGTCGTGTCATCATTAATTGAAAAATCATTTATCATTCAAGCTTAAAAATAATATACATGATAAGTTGGTTACTAGGTTCTCCTCCTCCACCTTGGCATTACCTAGATGATGTATTTCAAGAGTATAGTAATGTAGCTGTATATCTTAATGCTTATGGTAATATCGAGATTATAAAAGTCAGCGATATTGATGAATTTCATGCACCCACTTCAGTATTAATTAGTGGGTATTATTTGCTAACACTCAAACCATATTATATAAAGCTAAGGAAATTTGTTGCATTTCCAACTAGAAGATTACCAGTTATTAAGCGATTAATCAAATATCCTAGATGGAGGTCAATGGAATACTATTATAAAGACGAATTTCTAATTGGATGGTTAATATACGATTGCGATAACTGTAAAGAAAAACAAAGGCTCCATTTAGAAGTTAATGAAGAAATCATGTCTGATGATGAAATAGTAGAAAAGCATTTACAGATTTATAATTCATGAGGTTCTTTACCTAATTCAAAATCTGAGACGTTAGAGAAACGATCTATTATATATTCTTTCTCTTCTGTACCTTTTGTTATAAAGTCAACTAATAATTTAGCAATCCCAGGACCTACTTCTGCACCGTAACCGTTCAATCCACCTGCAATATAAATTTTATCAGTTATTCTACCGTAAACCGGTTTCATATCTGGAGTACCTTCACAATACCCTTCTCCTCTAAATAAAGGTCTCAATTCCCCAACTCTCTCAGTTGCCTTTTTAACTGGGGATAGATCTCCAAATCTCTTAGTAAAAGGATCACTTACTATGGTATCTCCATCTCCTACAATATTAAGCTTCATTCCTAATCCAAATAGAGGTCTTGAATAATATCCTAATTCATAGTCATATATAAATACTTTATCTAGAAGAGAATTAGTATTACTAGTAACCCATGCCCAGCAATAATACGATTTTAGAGGGAGTTTGAAATCAGTTATATAACTATTCCAGGCACCAGCAGTTAAAATTATAATATCAGCGTTTACTGTTTTACCATCAACTTCTACTACACTATTTTTTATTTTTGCTACTCCATCAATATAAGGTACTTTATCGATCAACTTTTTTATTGCTACAAGGCTATCGGTATTTTTTCCTATGATTGCATAAGAATTTAGCCAATTTATGTATTTTTCCTCTACGTTAAAACCATAGGATATCCAATCATCAATTATTTTCTTATCAATTTTTCCTATGGTATATGATGGATATTTAATTAAAGGAATTTTATACTTTTCATAAAATTTTTTACTTTCAATTGCTAACTCTATATCTTTTCCTTTAAGTAGAAGTGAGTGAATTAACGTAGGATAAAACTTTCTGAATCCAGATTCTACTACAATGACTGAATGACCAAGATCTTTTAGCATATAATATAAAGAACTTCCGATTATTCCTCTTCCTATTATTAGTATCTTCACAATTTTTAAAACCTAGCTAAGAGGATTAAAAACTAATGATTATTGAAGGATATATGTTGAAATATGCCAATATTATATGGGCTGTAAAAGGCTGCTTTCACCCTGAAGGTTATGCGGTAGCTGTTCCTAGAGTTTATAAAGGTAAAAAAATAAAGAAAATGAGTGAAGCTTTAAAAATAGTCAAAGAGAAATTCCCTTTCTTGTTAAGATACGTCCCAGAAATAGGCTTTGAAGTTCCATTAGTTCCGTTAAAAGATGCTATAGTATTTGATCCATTTAGCAAGGAAGTAGATGACGAATTACCAAGGAGATTTATAAGTTATTTTAAAGGAAAAATTGGAGTAACTGGAAGTTTATTATATTCAAATGAGTATAATGACATCGATCTTTTAAGCTTT
It encodes the following:
- a CDS encoding FAD-dependent oxidoreductase, with translation MKILIIGRGIIGSSLYYMLKDLGHSVIVVESGFRKFYPTLIHSLLLKGKDIELAIESKKFYEKYKIPLIKYPSYTIGKIDKKIIDDWISYGFNVEEKYINWLNSYAIIGKNTDSLVAIKKLIDKVPYIDGVAKIKNSVVEVDGKTVNADIIILTAGAWNSYITDFKLPLKSYYCWAWVTSNTNSLLDKVFIYDYELGYYSRPLFGLGMKLNIVGDGDTIVSDPFTKRFGDLSPVKKATERVGELRPLFRGEGYCEGTPDMKPVYGRITDKIYIAGGLNGYGAEVGPGIAKLLVDFITKGTEEKEYIIDRFSNVSDFELGKEPHEL
- the purT gene encoding formate-dependent phosphoribosylglycinamide formyltransferase, with protein sequence MEIGTPLFEGAKKLLWLGGGELGKEMVIEAQRMGIETIVVDRYDMAPAMHVAHRKYVVNMLDGNAIKSIIKKENPDAIITEIEAINTDALLELESEGYKVIPNAKAVKICMNRIELRKLAAEKVKVPTTQYGFAENPEEVKKICKDIGYPCMIKPEMSSSGHGHEVIYNESEVEQKFKEAISHARGKSEQVIVEEYVKIDRELTVLTYRYLDDKGVVTKTITPIEHQRPSDVYYYVESWHPSTVDKDIIERAQEYATRVVNELGGFGIFGVEIIVSGNRVLFSEVSPRPHDTGLVTMASLDINEFQIHVRSALGLPTPEVKIVSPAAAHVILANNEGWAPKFLNVEKALQIPGVQIRLFGKPSTYYKRRMGVVLATGNTVEEAKEKARKAASLVLVT
- a CDS encoding phosphatidate cytidylyltransferase, producing MPLLTLADILWGVILTIWVGIVTLYISKIISKYTSVYVARKAIHMLGGGVVAVVSPFVFTSPLVPIIASYTLMTYLIVRRIKDGIMGWFQEKDNYGEIFYTFSYGTLLLIMWVIDGNYWSTKDVFIPLLPILYMSFGDGVTGIIRNYVYKRRVKGFWGSVGMAIVCIPLGYYLFGLYGAISGIIATVVEALPLVDDNLSIPFISFLFLYSVIKLF